Sequence from the Candidatus Obscuribacterales bacterium genome:
TCACAAGAAAAAGCCGGCTAGTCTCAAAATGGTCCAAGAGCTACCAACGCTCCTTATTCAGTGGCGTATTTATAATGGGCTTACCCAACAGCAATTGGCCGATAAGTTAGGCTGGCACTATCAGCAATTACAGGACTACGAGAAATCTGATTATGCCACTGCAACCTGGCAAACGATCACCAAGGTTGCCGAAGCGCTCAGTCATAGAGCGTTGTAACAGAACAAATAACGGAAGAGAGCCAGTTATTCACTGGCTCTCTTCATAACTCCTGGCACCGGGCTATTTTTCCAGGCGGTCTCCCACCAAGTATTGTCGCTGCTGACCGTCTTTACCGCTCCCACCAATCTTTGGA
This genomic interval carries:
- a CDS encoding helix-turn-helix domain-containing protein; the protein is MIKNERQFKTTTSLINQLHDSLAELNQMPLAAGKAWLRDAQEQALQAQIAQLEEQVETYLAIKTHKKKPASLKMVQELPTLLIQWRIYNGLTQQQLADKLGWHYQQLQDYEKSDYATATWQTITKVAEALSHRAL